The Mycoplasmopsis equigenitalium genome contains a region encoding:
- the dnaG gene encoding DNA primase, with protein MKYSNQLIQEIKDKNNIVEVVSENISLSKSGSNYLGICPFHDDSKPSLSINEAKQIFKCFACNTGGNVIKFVELYDKISFVAALKKLAQRANITADFSQIDDNIEVDNYSREQYELINSLIDATRFFRFKLHNNEQAKAYLYSRHIDDQIINYFKIGYADGNDVIKELKEKLKYEDYLLEAASLMNEKGNAILWNRIFFPIKDEFGYIVGYSARSLEEGQTKYINSKESAVFQKNRILFNYERAHIIGIEEKEMYLTEGFMDVIALHRAGIKNAVALMGTALTENHFRLLKHIPKIVLFLDGDEAGRKATFKSVDFLVKNNFKVEIVNNTTNLDPDELLNQIGQEKFIELTQNRSTAIDWLYKYLLDYHKISKDNIVSYAITDFVKQFGNYLKFEPKEIFNFYVALIENEYKISRNLFTKPKEVVYPTYIDIEPFRAKIIKKTNIKIQKILMLFLKLNPKFMNLLAKTIDDNTLSYPFSGEYLEDYMKLYDNIKANITLNNQSDGITSERIEARNQLEEIEETYGAKKDIQNIFSIFWKAIDGDTDNNLHKEFWQLYSRALLESITDQIEIAYENSIKSGATAQLKQNIHKKINDLKAKQEQANRYIKIFSE; from the coding sequence ATGAAATATTCTAATCAATTAATTCAAGAAATTAAGGATAAAAATAATATTGTTGAGGTCGTCAGCGAGAATATTTCATTATCAAAAAGTGGAAGTAATTATTTAGGAATTTGTCCGTTTCATGATGATTCGAAACCTTCACTTTCAATTAATGAAGCAAAACAAATCTTTAAGTGTTTTGCTTGCAACACAGGTGGAAATGTAATTAAATTCGTTGAGTTATATGACAAAATAAGCTTTGTAGCTGCACTTAAAAAATTAGCGCAACGCGCAAATATTACAGCAGATTTTAGTCAAATAGACGATAATATCGAAGTTGATAACTACTCAAGAGAACAATATGAATTGATCAATAGTTTAATTGATGCAACAAGATTTTTCCGTTTTAAATTGCATAACAATGAGCAAGCAAAAGCTTATTTATACTCGCGTCATATTGACGACCAAATTATTAACTATTTTAAAATTGGTTATGCCGATGGTAATGATGTTATTAAAGAGTTAAAAGAAAAACTAAAATATGAAGACTATCTTTTAGAAGCAGCTTCATTAATGAATGAAAAAGGAAATGCCATTCTTTGAAACCGGATTTTCTTCCCTATTAAAGACGAATTTGGTTATATCGTTGGTTATAGTGCAAGAAGTCTAGAAGAAGGTCAAACCAAATATATAAATTCTAAAGAAAGTGCTGTTTTTCAAAAAAATAGGATTCTTTTTAATTATGAACGGGCACACATCATCGGAATTGAAGAAAAAGAAATGTATTTGACCGAAGGTTTTATGGATGTTATCGCCTTACACCGTGCCGGCATTAAAAATGCCGTTGCCCTAATGGGTACTGCATTAACCGAAAATCATTTTCGCCTTTTAAAACACATTCCAAAAATTGTTTTATTCCTTGATGGGGATGAAGCAGGAAGAAAAGCAACATTCAAATCAGTTGATTTTTTAGTCAAAAACAACTTTAAGGTTGAAATTGTTAACAATACAACAAATTTAGATCCTGATGAATTGCTTAATCAAATCGGACAAGAAAAATTTATCGAACTTACCCAAAATCGCAGCACAGCGATTGATTGACTTTATAAGTATTTACTTGATTATCACAAAATTTCCAAGGATAATATTGTTTCATACGCTATCACCGATTTTGTTAAACAATTTGGTAATTATTTAAAATTTGAACCCAAAGAAATCTTTAATTTTTATGTTGCTTTAATTGAAAACGAATATAAAATCTCGCGTAATTTATTTACCAAACCCAAGGAAGTTGTTTACCCAACATACATTGATATTGAACCATTTAGGGCGAAAATAATCAAAAAAACCAACATAAAAATTCAAAAAATATTAATGTTATTTCTAAAACTTAATCCTAAATTTATGAACCTGTTGGCAAAAACAATTGATGATAATACACTTAGTTATCCCTTTTCCGGTGAATATTTAGAAGATTATATGAAACTTTATGATAATATAAAGGCGAATATTACCCTAAACAACCAAAGCGATGGAATAACAAGTGAGCGAATCGAAGCTAGAAATCAATTAGAAGAAATAGAAGAAACTTACGGCGCTAAAAAGGATATTCAAAACATTTTCAGTATTTTTTGAAAGGCTATCGACGGGGATACCGACAATAACCTTCACAAAGAATTTTGACAACTTTACTCGCGCGCCTTACTTGAATCAATTACCGACCAAATTGAAATAGCATACGAAAACTCAATCAAAAGCGGAGCAACCGCCCAACTAAAACAAAATATTCATAAAAAAATTAATGATTTAAAGGCAAAACAAGAGCAAGCAAACCGATATATTAAAATATTCTCGGAATAA
- a CDS encoding nuclease-related domain-containing protein, with amino-acid sequence MLAGIIIGSIITFLFVICIIAFAIINKKNVNSRRKKGIVAEKRVNQFLSDYASKHNMTFIPSNVYAYEYEGKKKYFEIDGILIGNDLMLVVEIKSINGTIYGDASAEKLNVKNSLSYTIKNPIVQNDVHIEHIEKIINDSFPIFSVIVLCEITRENIKFKPDHVILAKESKLKEELDSFYAAVDTKFKKIGDQKYKEVITKIKNQVANHEDLMRFYEITKRFN; translated from the coding sequence ATGTTAGCCGGAATTATTATTGGATCAATTATTACCTTTTTATTTGTAATTTGCATCATTGCTTTTGCGATTATTAACAAGAAAAACGTTAATTCACGTCGCAAAAAGGGAATTGTTGCCGAAAAAAGGGTGAATCAATTTTTAAGTGATTATGCATCGAAACACAATATGACATTTATTCCTTCAAATGTTTATGCGTACGAATATGAAGGGAAAAAGAAATACTTTGAAATTGATGGAATTTTAATTGGTAATGATTTAATGTTAGTTGTTGAAATCAAAAGCATAAATGGCACAATTTATGGCGATGCCAGTGCTGAAAAACTTAACGTTAAAAACAGTTTAAGTTACACAATTAAAAACCCTATTGTACAAAATGATGTTCATATTGAACATATTGAAAAAATCATAAATGATTCATTTCCTATTTTTTCAGTTATTGTGCTTTGCGAGATCACAAGAGAAAACATTAAATTCAAACCAGACCACGTAATTCTTGCTAAAGAATCAAAATTAAAAGAAGAACTTGATAGTTTTTATGCTGCTGTTGACACCAAATTCAAAAAAATTGGTGACCAAAAATATAAAGAAGTGATTACAAAAATTAAAAACCAAGTTGCAAACCATGAAGATTTAATGAGATTTTATGAAATTACCAAAAGATTCAATTAG
- the ligA gene encoding NAD-dependent DNA ligase LigA, with translation MPDNKAKEKIKKLTDLIDKWNQEYYDLDAPTVSDFEYDEAFIELEALEAAFPEFKLPNSPTNRIGASVDNRFQKVVHDKQMLSLNKAYSFNEVKKYIDNIKKKLEIEQPEFFLEPKIDGLSISVKYKNGKLTQAVTRGNGVVGEDVTHNILVIDSVPKKINYSQDIEIRGEVFISKSDFETLNKIAKANGQKPFANARNAASGSLRQLESSNVKERKLQAIMYFIPDATKHGIANGDELFAFLKKNKFKTQEWNFKTNNLNLLEKMIHDYKDLKNTFSYECDGLVIKFNDFSKYDLLGKTAKFPHHSIAYKYEIEKAITKLVNIFPSVGRTGKITYNAVLEPVELNQTTVSAATLHNYDYIADNKINIGDDVYVIKAGEIIPRVIAPVEPKDRTYFTPATNCPSCNSLLGKIDENVDQYCLNENCKEKQVRSLIYFCSREAMNIEALGERALEIFFEFGLIKNIQDIFYLKDHKNEITKIHRFGKKSVENILKNIENSSHCFVYQALNGLGIKYVGLQASKTLGNVLTKLSDLYNFTYEDLTTLKDLGTKTAAEIIEFINNEKNQKLIYFLDEHLTYKQNKKVSNIFENQTFVISGTLSNPREYYKKLIEDNGGKVASSISKITNYLLLGENGGSKKDKANALGIAIITEEDLLKMMQ, from the coding sequence ATGCCCGATAACAAAGCTAAAGAAAAAATTAAAAAATTAACAGATTTAATTGATAAATGAAATCAAGAATATTACGATTTAGATGCGCCGACCGTCTCAGATTTTGAGTATGATGAAGCTTTTATCGAGCTCGAAGCCCTTGAAGCGGCATTTCCTGAATTCAAACTACCTAATTCACCAACAAACCGCATTGGCGCAAGTGTTGATAATCGCTTCCAAAAAGTTGTTCACGATAAACAAATGCTTTCACTTAATAAGGCATACAGTTTCAATGAAGTTAAAAAATATATTGATAACATTAAAAAGAAATTAGAAATTGAACAGCCAGAATTTTTCTTAGAACCAAAAATTGATGGACTTTCAATTTCAGTAAAATACAAAAATGGAAAACTGACACAAGCCGTAACTAGAGGTAATGGTGTTGTTGGGGAAGATGTTACCCATAACATTTTAGTAATAGATTCGGTGCCAAAAAAAATTAATTATAGTCAGGATATCGAAATTCGTGGCGAAGTTTTTATCAGTAAAAGCGATTTTGAAACACTTAACAAAATCGCAAAAGCAAATGGTCAAAAACCGTTCGCAAATGCTCGAAATGCCGCGAGCGGAAGTCTTAGACAACTCGAATCAAGTAATGTTAAGGAACGAAAATTACAGGCAATTATGTATTTTATTCCCGATGCTACAAAACACGGGATCGCAAACGGTGATGAACTTTTTGCATTTTTGAAAAAAAATAAATTTAAAACACAGGAGTGAAATTTTAAAACAAATAATCTTAATCTTTTAGAAAAAATGATCCACGACTACAAAGACTTAAAAAATACTTTTTCATATGAGTGTGATGGCCTTGTAATTAAATTTAACGATTTTAGCAAATACGATTTACTAGGAAAAACTGCCAAATTTCCGCACCATTCAATTGCTTATAAATACGAAATTGAAAAAGCAATTACAAAACTTGTTAACATCTTTCCGTCGGTTGGTCGAACTGGGAAAATCACATATAACGCTGTTTTAGAACCGGTTGAATTAAACCAAACAACAGTTTCCGCCGCAACGTTACACAATTATGATTATATTGCTGATAATAAAATCAATATTGGGGATGATGTTTACGTAATTAAAGCAGGGGAAATTATTCCACGAGTAATAGCGCCGGTTGAGCCAAAAGATCGAACATATTTTACACCTGCTACCAACTGCCCAAGTTGCAATTCTTTACTGGGAAAAATTGATGAAAATGTTGATCAATATTGTTTAAATGAAAATTGTAAAGAAAAACAAGTAAGAAGCTTAATTTACTTTTGTTCGCGTGAAGCAATGAATATTGAAGCACTTGGTGAAAGAGCGCTTGAAATATTCTTTGAGTTTGGTTTAATTAAAAATATTCAAGATATTTTCTACCTTAAAGACCATAAAAATGAAATTACAAAAATACATAGATTTGGCAAGAAAAGTGTTGAAAATATCTTGAAAAATATTGAAAACAGTTCGCATTGTTTTGTTTACCAAGCGCTTAATGGACTTGGTATTAAATACGTTGGATTACAGGCTTCAAAAACACTTGGAAATGTCTTAACGAAACTATCAGATTTATATAACTTTACCTATGAAGATTTAACAACACTTAAAGATTTGGGAACAAAAACTGCTGCTGAAATTATTGAATTTATTAACAATGAAAAAAATCAAAAACTAATTTATTTCCTTGATGAACACCTTACTTATAAACAAAATAAAAAAGTTTCTAATATCTTTGAAAATCAAACCTTTGTTATTAGTGGAACCTTATCAAATCCTCGTGAATACTATAAAAAATTAATCGAAGACAATGGTGGAAAAGTTGCATCAAGCATTTCTAAAATAACTAACTATTTATTGTTAGGAGAAAATGGAGGCAGCAAAAAAGACAAAGCAAATGCTTTAGGAATAGCAATAATTACCGAAGAAGATTTATTAAAAATGATGCAATAA
- a CDS encoding glycine--tRNA ligase, which translates to MAQTKDINEIISHLKVQGFVFQGSQIYGGLANTWDYGHLGVLLKQNIYNEWKKFYVLSEPNNYLLDSKILMHKDVWVTSGHVSNFNDPLIENKINNKRYRADKLIGEFDDKINAEAMSETEMFNWIKTHIKEYDGSKCEWLPIRKFNLMFETKQGVVEDKKSLVYLRPETAQGIFINFKNMLRATRSKLPMGIAQLGKSFRNEVTPGNFIFRTREFEQLELEVFCEKADAKQIFKKYLDKSVAFLKYLGVNEKNFRLRAHAKEELAHYSLGTTDIEYNFPFGWGELLGVANRSDFDLSSHMKATGEDLTYLNEQNQKITPFVIEPSMGLDRLMLAIICDAFEKEQANDDRIVLKFNKKLAPYRVAVLPLVKKQAQESQAIYDLLAKNDISVTYDETGSIGKRYRRQDAIGTYYCITIDYDTKDDNCVTIRERDSMKQERIAIKDILQYIK; encoded by the coding sequence ATGGCACAAACCAAAGATATTAATGAAATAATTAGTCACTTAAAAGTACAAGGATTTGTTTTTCAAGGCTCACAAATTTATGGCGGTCTAGCTAATACATGAGATTACGGACACCTTGGTGTCTTACTTAAGCAAAACATTTATAATGAATGAAAAAAATTCTATGTTTTAAGTGAACCAAATAATTATTTACTCGACTCAAAAATTTTAATGCACAAAGATGTTTGAGTAACATCTGGTCATGTTTCGAACTTTAATGATCCATTGATTGAAAACAAAATTAACAATAAACGTTATCGAGCAGATAAACTAATTGGTGAATTCGATGACAAAATTAACGCTGAAGCAATGAGTGAAACTGAAATGTTCAATTGAATTAAAACACATATTAAAGAATATGATGGCAGCAAATGTGAATGACTACCAATTCGCAAATTCAATTTAATGTTCGAAACAAAACAAGGGGTAGTTGAAGATAAAAAATCACTTGTTTACCTTCGTCCAGAAACAGCGCAAGGGATTTTTATTAATTTTAAAAATATGCTTCGCGCAACCAGAAGTAAATTACCAATGGGGATAGCCCAACTTGGTAAGTCGTTCCGTAACGAAGTCACACCAGGAAACTTTATTTTCCGTACTCGTGAATTTGAACAATTAGAACTCGAAGTCTTTTGTGAAAAAGCAGATGCAAAACAAATTTTTAAGAAATACCTTGATAAATCTGTTGCTTTTCTAAAATACTTGGGAGTAAACGAAAAAAACTTTCGATTAAGAGCGCACGCAAAAGAGGAATTAGCACACTACTCACTTGGCACAACTGATATTGAATATAATTTTCCATTTGGTTGAGGTGAACTTTTAGGCGTTGCCAACCGGAGTGATTTTGACTTATCAAGTCATATGAAAGCGACTGGCGAAGACTTAACTTATCTTAACGAACAAAATCAAAAAATTACACCTTTTGTAATCGAACCATCAATGGGACTTGATCGTTTAATGCTCGCTATTATTTGCGACGCATTTGAAAAAGAGCAAGCAAATGATGATCGAATTGTTCTAAAATTCAATAAAAAACTTGCTCCTTACAGGGTAGCAGTTTTACCACTTGTTAAAAAACAAGCGCAAGAATCACAAGCAATTTACGATTTACTTGCTAAAAATGATATTAGTGTTACTTATGATGAAACAGGTAGCATTGGTAAACGTTATCGCAGACAAGATGCAATTGGAACCTACTACTGTATAACAATCGATTATGATACAAAAGATGATAATTGCGTTACCATTCGTGAACGTGATTCGATGAAACAAGAACGAATCGCAATTAAAGATATTTTGCAATACATCAAATAG
- a CDS encoding RNA polymerase sigma factor → MAKNEFKGLITDLKKDLQGKKKAKFLSHEAVIEYLDKKKLELDDDHLDSFFDELIKEKIIEPYTDEDDDKEVSEEDFEEEVTNDDYNPDTDEISLSEELDELDEEDDEVYNFDDFDAERINLEDDEEEKFKNDKLTNKLTETNDIVKWYMRWIGKYGKLLTAEEEKELSKRIQKGGLRGKRARETLIKRNLRLVINIAKKYKNRGLSFIDLISEGNAGIIKAVSKYDFTRGYKFSTYATWWIRQAITRAVADQARTIRVPVHMVETINKVIRHERELQQELGYQPTDKQIAESIGEDFDEEKVQYIRKINIDPISLDKNVGKENDTSFSDFVKDENVVNPIDYSAKKELAVILEELLSETLDYDEQELIKKRYGVGVDDFGNRFRIHSLDELAEEKNVTKERIRQIETKILRKLKNNSSKRKILKDYLGI, encoded by the coding sequence ATGGCAAAAAACGAATTTAAAGGCTTAATTACTGACTTGAAAAAAGACCTTCAAGGCAAAAAGAAGGCTAAATTTCTAAGTCACGAAGCAGTTATAGAATATCTTGATAAGAAAAAACTTGAGCTAGATGATGACCATCTAGATAGTTTTTTTGATGAATTAATCAAGGAAAAAATTATTGAACCATATACTGATGAAGATGATGATAAAGAAGTCAGCGAAGAAGATTTTGAAGAAGAAGTAACAAATGATGATTACAACCCCGACACCGACGAAATCAGCCTAAGCGAAGAATTAGATGAATTAGACGAAGAAGATGATGAAGTCTATAACTTTGATGACTTCGATGCTGAAAGAATCAATCTCGAAGACGATGAAGAAGAAAAGTTTAAAAACGATAAATTAACTAATAAACTTACCGAAACCAACGATATTGTTAAATGATATATGCGTTGAATTGGTAAGTATGGAAAGCTTTTAACTGCCGAAGAAGAAAAGGAATTATCAAAACGCATTCAAAAAGGTGGGCTTCGTGGAAAACGTGCTCGTGAAACCTTAATTAAACGTAACTTAAGACTTGTAATTAATATTGCCAAAAAATATAAAAACCGGGGACTAAGCTTTATCGATTTAATTTCTGAAGGTAATGCCGGAATTATTAAAGCTGTAAGTAAATATGACTTTACTCGTGGTTATAAATTCTCAACTTACGCTACATGATGAATTAGACAAGCTATTACTCGTGCCGTAGCCGACCAAGCTAGAACAATTCGGGTACCAGTACATATGGTCGAAACCATTAACAAAGTAATTCGTCACGAACGTGAATTACAACAAGAGTTAGGTTATCAACCTACCGACAAACAAATTGCCGAATCAATTGGCGAAGACTTTGATGAAGAAAAAGTACAATACATTCGAAAAATTAACATCGACCCAATTAGTCTTGATAAAAATGTTGGTAAAGAAAACGACACCAGCTTTAGCGACTTTGTTAAAGATGAAAATGTAGTTAATCCAATCGATTATTCTGCTAAAAAAGAATTAGCGGTAATTCTTGAAGAATTACTAAGTGAAACACTTGATTATGACGAACAAGAATTAATTAAAAAACGTTATGGGGTTGGTGTAGATGACTTTGGTAATCGTTTCCGAATTCACTCACTTGATGAATTAGCGGAAGAAAAAAATGTTACAAAAGAACGAATTCGTCAAATTGAAACCAAAATTTTAAGAAAACTTAAAAACAATTCGTCAAAACGCAAAATTTTAAAAGATTATTTAGGAATATAA
- a CDS encoding ribonuclease J — protein MAHIKISSLGGVDENGKNSYLIDIDNDLFVINAGAKIPVNSKNGIDTVIPDYTYLVKNHKRIKGIFITDTKNDSFSSLPWLLMDIKKVDIYSSPFNCLIIKNRIEKYKIGHADYTINKITKPVKIGKVLVKPIPLAGSMPGLNGFDFETEDGHIIFMFNYVNANLGVYGETNLENIKKYIGTKKVLALVLDSGKANITGYGRDKIKLPAQVAKVFEKARDNQRIIVGAYDEEMYSISEILDLAIKYKRPVITYGKSYGQLIYLISKINKEQEFPTFIDYKEANKTENAVILVTSTVERLYQRFLRIADKKDVYLRLKRSDNVIMLAPPINGIESLAAYTLDEVARISPKLTDIPDSEFHLHRPYEKDILDTVNVLNPTYVIPVMGLYRYMIVTQNKIVENTKLKHNNVLISQNGKIHHFINGVLSSSKGKIPDIGDAIIDGFGIGDVSTEVIKEREVIGQNGVIAIALLFSNATKEIVGDININYYGVISKSQKKTIDEFIKSIIIQTLTEETFLGIKEAQERIRRIVRKKIFKITDKEPMVVVTFYGA, from the coding sequence ATGGCACATATTAAGATTTCATCACTCGGTGGAGTTGATGAAAACGGTAAAAATTCATACTTAATTGATATTGATAATGACTTATTTGTAATTAATGCAGGAGCAAAAATTCCCGTAAATTCAAAAAATGGAATTGATACGGTAATTCCTGATTACACTTACTTGGTTAAAAACCATAAACGTATCAAAGGGATTTTTATTACTGACACAAAAAATGATTCATTTTCATCATTACCTTGACTTTTAATGGATATTAAAAAAGTAGATATTTATTCAAGTCCATTTAACTGTTTGATCATTAAAAACCGGATCGAAAAATATAAAATCGGTCACGCTGATTATACAATTAATAAAATTACTAAACCAGTTAAGATTGGTAAAGTTTTAGTTAAACCAATTCCGCTTGCCGGCTCTATGCCTGGACTTAATGGTTTTGACTTTGAGACTGAAGATGGCCACATTATATTTATGTTTAACTATGTTAATGCCAATTTAGGTGTTTATGGTGAAACAAATCTTGAAAATATTAAAAAATATATTGGTACAAAGAAAGTACTTGCGCTTGTTTTAGACTCGGGAAAAGCAAATATTACCGGCTATGGTCGCGACAAAATTAAGTTGCCTGCTCAGGTAGCGAAAGTTTTTGAAAAAGCCAGAGATAATCAACGGATTATTGTTGGTGCTTACGACGAGGAAATGTATTCAATTTCTGAAATTCTTGACCTAGCAATTAAATACAAACGTCCTGTTATTACTTATGGAAAATCATATGGACAATTAATTTATTTAATTTCTAAAATTAATAAAGAACAAGAATTTCCTACTTTTATCGATTATAAAGAAGCAAATAAAACTGAAAACGCTGTGATTTTAGTTACAAGTACGGTTGAGCGTCTTTATCAAAGATTTTTGAGAATTGCCGATAAAAAAGATGTTTATTTACGATTAAAACGTAGCGATAACGTAATTATGTTAGCGCCACCAATTAATGGAATTGAGTCGCTTGCTGCCTACACATTAGATGAGGTGGCACGAATTAGTCCTAAATTAACTGATATTCCTGATAGTGAATTTCACTTACATCGTCCTTATGAAAAAGATATACTTGATACCGTTAATGTTCTTAATCCAACATATGTAATTCCAGTTATGGGATTGTATCGTTATATGATTGTGACGCAAAATAAAATTGTTGAAAACACTAAACTAAAACACAACAATGTTTTAATTTCGCAAAATGGAAAAATTCATCATTTTATTAATGGTGTTTTATCAAGTAGTAAGGGTAAAATTCCAGATATTGGCGATGCTATTATTGATGGTTTTGGAATTGGTGATGTTTCCACTGAAGTTATTAAAGAACGGGAAGTAATTGGTCAAAATGGTGTGATTGCAATTGCTTTACTATTTTCGAATGCAACTAAAGAAATTGTGGGCGATATTAATATTAATTACTATGGTGTAATTTCAAAATCACAAAAGAAAACAATAGATGAATTTATTAAGTCGATTATCATCCAAACTTTAACAGAAGAAACATTTTTAGGAATTAAGGAAGCGCAAGAGCGAATTCGTCGAATCGTCCGTAAAAAGATTTTTAAAATCACTGATAAAGAACCAATGGTTGTGGTTACATTTTATGGCGCCTAA
- a CDS encoding YgjP-like metallopeptidase domain-containing protein translates to MKLPKDSIRLLTNINTSKHLNPLPSELIYQSSNSENSLSFPIYFKDKNVWQITLRLFKENYFVVSYNNRLHTPEFLAQMILKNAPKLIKRQQKIPQEKLKFLNLKENEFALFDEIHTFKVIDNKLIIDDKKIISIVRKNTNIRAVLDKYIANQLLMYLTKRQSELEAIMNTPAYKIKLMNANTLWGKNWFNRREIAYSFNLSKQKIAFIDATIIHELAHHFHQNHSTKFWNVVLKYCPEYKEIKKYATL, encoded by the coding sequence ATGAAATTACCAAAAGATTCAATTAGACTTCTAACCAATATCAATACAAGCAAACACTTAAATCCTTTGCCATCTGAATTAATTTATCAGTCATCAAATAGCGAAAACTCGCTATCTTTTCCAATATATTTTAAAGATAAAAATGTCTGACAAATTACCTTAAGATTATTTAAAGAAAATTATTTTGTTGTTTCATACAATAATCGCTTGCATACGCCAGAATTTCTGGCACAAATGATTCTTAAAAATGCGCCAAAATTAATCAAACGACAACAAAAAATTCCTCAGGAAAAATTAAAATTCCTTAATTTAAAAGAAAATGAATTTGCATTGTTTGATGAAATTCATACCTTTAAGGTTATTGATAATAAATTAATAATTGATGATAAAAAAATCATTAGTATCGTGCGTAAAAACACAAATATTCGCGCCGTTCTTGATAAATACATTGCTAATCAACTATTGATGTATCTTACAAAAAGACAAAGCGAACTTGAAGCAATAATGAATACACCCGCCTACAAAATCAAGTTAATGAACGCCAATACCTTGTGGGGTAAAAACTGGTTTAATCGACGCGAAATTGCTTATTCATTTAATTTAAGTAAGCAAAAAATAGCATTTATTGATGCCACAATCATTCATGAGCTAGCACACCATTTCCATCAAAATCACTCAACTAAATTTTGAAATGTTGTCTTAAAATACTGTCCTGAATACAAAGAAATTAAAAAATATGCAACCCTTTAA